Part of the Sorghum bicolor cultivar BTx623 chromosome 1, Sorghum_bicolor_NCBIv3, whole genome shotgun sequence genome, ATTGAATTATCGATCTTAGCTATATTTATTAGTGTACTGGGTTGAGCGAGAAATTTTTTTTTCTGCCCTATGTTATTTAGCCCCCCTCTTAGTCCGTTTCTGGATCCGCCACTGTCTCCAACAGTTGGCCATTTGGGTTATGCATTATAGGAATTTgccaaaaatcttaaaaattggTCTCCAACAGTTGGCcatttgacttatgcattttgccaaacttggcatttgatggaccaaactAGACATTTTTGCATAGGCTCTTTGGCTTGGCAAATTTAGAATCCCGGGAATCCCAAACTACCTGGAGCACGTGCGTTGGGAAGTTTGGCTCGAGTACGTTTCCTTTTCCTTGCGCGACTCGTTCCTTCTCTCGCCCGACCGTCTTCTTTTCTTCCTCCCTCGCGCAAATAGGATCAGAATCCCGGATAAATCTTGGTGGGTCCACAATTTTGGAAAATGGCAAGTCAAAAATACCCAACTGTTGGAGATcacctttttttttccctttgcCAAATGGTTTTGAGACTTGGCATTCTCCAAAAAATGGCAAAGGAAAAATGgccaactgttggagatgctcttgtaACCCTTAACCTAGTAACCTGTAACGGGTACACATCATGCAAAGCAAAAGCATCATGTTTACTACGCCCCCGTTGACTACAGACACTGAGGGGTTGCTTGGTTTTTCGGCTAGATACTGTTTAACTTGTTAGACAAGGATATAAAACAATCTTGCTCGTTTCATTTTCTTGTCTATCTACCTTGAGGTAGGTGTTGGCAAGGTTTCCCTTGCCGTCTTGAGAGAGCCAAGGTGCATTTTTTTGGATTTAGTTAttataacttttttattttatttagcaattagtaTGTAATTATGGATAAATTTGACTCAAGATTCATCGCAAATAATATgcaaaatatataattagttattttttaatttatatttaatattatatatatatgtctaaagatttaacATAATTAGATAAAAAGAAAATTTTTAGCTAAACAACAAAATTGACTCTTTGTAGGTGGGCAAGGTTCTCGTGTCTCGTGCTAGCAAGGCGAGGCCGACCATTTCTGAGGCctcgtttaggccttgtttagttcgcaaaaaatttcaagattatcagtcacatcgaatctttagtcgcatgcatggagcattaaatatagacgaaattaaaaactaactgcacagtttacctgtaatttgtgagatgaatcttttgagcctagttactccgtgattggacaatgtttgtcaaataaaaacgaaatgctacagtacccaaaaacaaaaaattttgcgaactaaacaaggctttagttcactcaaaaaccaaaaattttttaagattcttcgtcacatcaaatcttacggcacattcattaaacattaaatatagacgaaaataaaaacaaaattacacagtttgcctgtaaatcgtgagacgatttttttaactctaattagtgtatgattagacaatatttgccataaacaaacgaaagtgctacagtagcgaaataaaaaaaattcgtctctaaacaagtcctaagccCGAATAGCAGACGAGCCCAGAGCACCAAGCATGCTCCTACACTTTTTTATACTTCCTGTATCCTATAAAAATGTCATTCTCGAtttctaaaaaattaaatattttttgattaaatatataaaaaaatattaatatatataatatatttagaGATGTGAATATtcctaatattttatgtaaacTTAATCAAATTTATAAAAAGTTTGACCATCACGACTTCACGAGTCAATAGCCGATCCTTTGTATAGGAAGAAGGTAGTATATTTACCGAACTATAGGTTTAGATCTAAAAGGTTTTGATTTGgatactgtaacatttttatttgtattcgataattattgtctaattatagactaactagatttaaaaatttatttcataaattacagacaaattttataattagttactttttatatctgtatttaatgctttatgaatgtattgcaagatttgatgtgacgaggaatcttgaattttttttttaattttaggtATAACTAAATAACTTATATGTGATACCTATTGCATGAGTTTGTTTTTTTGTGTAAAAAGTCCTAGCTGAATATACTGTTCACTAATTTATTATTAGAGACAAACAATGTTGTtagattcggcagataagctcaaCTCTACAAAGGCACCTCATGTCTTTTGatttaaaaaaattgaaattgtttgacttaggccttgtttagttggtgaaatgaaaaaatttacggccactatagcactttcgtttgtttgtggcaaatgttgtccaattatagatttattaggctcaaaagattcatctcgtgatttacagacaaactgtgtaattagtttttgttttttactatatttaatattttatgcatgtgcaataagatttgatgtgacgaaaaatcttaatttttttttgtttttttggatgaactaaacaaggccttaaaaaaTGAGAATTATTTTAGAGTAATGTGACTAGAAAATAGAAACTCCCTGCAAATCCACCACAAGCCCTTTGATTTGACCTGAAAAAGAAACCCACAAACACCACTCCACACTACTGCACTGTCTCTCTCCAAAGGCGCATTGGCGTCGCCCAGCCTTTTCCCTACTGTGCCGCGCGCTCTCCCTTCTCTCTAATGATAGCatagagagagaaggcatacttcgaggcatcctcctcctcctttccCTCTCCTTCCCCCAAACCCTTTTCCTCTTTCCCTCGCCCCAAGAACTTCATCTCACCTCCAGGCGCCCCCTTTTGCGCTTGCGCAGGAGCTCGCGGGGACAGTGGGCGGAGAGCTCGATCGCTGCACCACTACTTCACTGGAGATCCGCCCACTCCCATGGAGGAGATCACCCACCACTTTGGAGTTGGCGCAAGCAGCCAcagccacggccacggccacggccagcaccaccatcaccaccaccCATGGGCATCCTCCCTCAGCGCCGTCgttgcgccgccgccgcagcaacCGCCGACCGCAGGCCTGCCGCTCACCCTGAACACGGTGGCGGCCACTGGGAACAGCGGCGCTAGCGGCAAcccggtgctgcagcttgccaACGGCGGCAGCCTCCTCGACGCGTGCGTCAACGTCAAGGCGAAGGGCGAGCCCTCGTCGTCGTCTCCCTACGCAGGCGACCTCGAGGCCATCAAGGCCAAGATCATCTCGCACCCACACTACTACTCGCTCCTCGCCGCCTACCTCGAGTGCAAGAAGGCAAGCAAAGACCTGTACTAGTAGCAGTCTAACAGTAGCGCACTACTAGCGCTGCTGCTTCCGGTTCTGCTAGAGAAGTTTCGCCACATCTGATGATGTCAAGAACGGCGCACGCATATGCATATACTTTCTGCTTGCTTTTACATAGCATACTATAGTTTATGCATGCTGCTCATGTAGACATGTGCATCCGGTGTTCAGAACTTTCTCAAACGGCGGCCGTGTGGGTGCTTGCAGGTGGGGGCACCACCGGATGTGTCGGCGAGGCTGACGGCGATGGCGCAGGAGCTGGAGGCGCGGCAGCGCACGGCGCTCAGCGGCCTGGGCGCAGCGACGGAGCCGGAGCTGGACCAGTTCATGGTGAGAGCTATCAGCTAACCGTCAATGATCCCCTTTCTGCAAAAGAAGACATCTTTTCTGTGTTTTGCTCTCGAGGTTTATTCACGCACGGTGGCATTATTTGTCGTTGTTTTCAACTCGGTTTTAATTTGCGTGTAGGAGGCGTACCACGAGATGCTGGTGAAGttcaaggaggagctgacgaggCCGCTGCAGGAGGCGATGGAGTTCATGCGAAGGGTGGAGTCGCAGCTCAACTCGCTTTCCATCTCTGGAAGATCGCTGCGCAATATCCTTTCCTCTGGTACTGAAATTGCTGCGGCTCATGCTCCTCTTATATTAGATGATTTCTTGGATCGGTTGCCTCCTCATGCAGTGATGACCtcttgttgatttttttttgggaaGGGTGATGCCCTCTTGTTGAGATCTTCATGTTCTCTTGGTTGTCCATCATGCCCTCTTGTTCATCTTGCCGTCACGAGATCTTCATGTCTTCTTGGCTGCCCATCTATCATGCCCTCTTGTTCATCTTGCTATCCTCTTTCTTGGTTGAGCATATGTTGTTGATTTTTTGCAtctaaaaaagagaagaaaaaattgATGTGGTTTCTCAGCAATTTGGCATCTATATGGTTCCCTTTTTAAGAGCATCTTGTTATGCATGCATGTTTTGAGTATAGCTACCTGCGCAGCGCAGATGAATGTCTTGTCTGTGCTTCATGTTTTCCTAATCCGGGTTTCCCAAAGAATCTTATCCATGCTTGCTTTTCCTGGCCATGCATCTGTGAGATTCTTCGCTCCGGCTTCCATCGATCTTTGCTTCTGCTGGAAAGGAATAGTCCTCACACATGTGCAGCAGTGCAGGTGCAGCTCAATCTAGCACGACACCATACGGCCCATTCCTTCCTTGCGTTCTGCTGTAATACTGCATAGAGATTAGGATGAAATCACCTGTGTTTTACtggtactactactactactactttgGCTGTTGGCAGGGATGCCTTGTTCGTCGTCCTCCATTGATTGATTCCATTTCCAATGGAATATGTGCATGTGTCCAGAGAGTAGTTCCTGGTTCAGGCAGCCATCTTTTCCCATGATGGGAACCCCAGGGAATTACGGAGCCCTTTCCTTGTTCTAGGGTTTGGGGAAGGGCAACAGTACAGCGTGCTGTGCTGTACAGGCATTGTGCAAGCAACAGTTCATGGCCGAGGAGTCTCACTGGCGTATGTCAGTGAAACACGAGTACTACACAGACGTACTCCGCCTGTGAATATGGGAGGAGTGAGAGTACTGGGCCGGTAGATAGAAAGAGATGGGGAGTCATCCCCCATCTGTCACGCAAGCTTGTAGCCTGGCCAGAACATTCTTGTCATCTTTCTCCACCTCAAGAGATGTAGTTACCTGTTGTCCTAGAATCTATAGTGTGTTGTGTTGTTGTCTTCCCAGATGTGCTTGTTCTGCATGCCCAGTAGTCTCTTTGCTAATTTTAAATGAACACATCAGGTGGATCGAGACGATCCTAGGGGCCTTTCTAATGACCTATCACGAGGCTATAGTAACAACTCGTGCTACCACAGTTAACTTCCGAGCCCAGAGTTTTTTCACTTCGGTTCTGGAGCACTGGCTACTTGGCTAGTAGTAGTTGACAGCAACACACACAATCACTTCATCATTATTGGAGCATGTTAGCGAAGAAGCTGCCATCTGATGATGTCGTAGAATGCTGCAAAAATGGCCAGTAAGCCAAGAACGCTGCAAAAATTGAATGGAGCTTCATATGCGGCTCAGTTTTTTGTGTTCTGAACCGGTCCATGCAGTGGACAAAATGGTCTGTGTGCCTCGAGAACCATAGAAACAGTTAGGCTAGTACATCAACGCTGAACGTCCCCCATTATTTGATGTGAGATCTCTCTTGCAATGGATGTGTGATCTGCTAGGCCTTATATTATATGCAACAACTAGTACTTCTTTGTCCCTGTATTTTGTCACAGACTTTCTCCCCGTGCATTCTCTCTCATAAATAATGACGGTC contains:
- the LOC8060542 gene encoding homeotic protein knotted-1 codes for the protein MEEITHHFGVGASSHSHGHGHGQHHHHHHPWASSLSAVVAPPPQQPPTAGLPLTLNTVAATGNSGASGNPVLQLANGGSLLDACVNVKAKGEPSSSSPYAGDLEAIKAKIISHPHYYSLLAAYLECKKVGAPPDVSARLTAMAQELEARQRTALSGLGAATEPELDQFMEAYHEMLVKFKEELTRPLQEAMEFMRRVESQLNSLSISGRSLRNILSSGSSEEDQEGSGGETELPEVDVHGVDQELKHHLLKKYSGYLSSLKQELSKKKKKGKLPKEARQQLLSWWDLHYKWPYPSETQKVALAESTGLDLKQINNWFINQRKRHWKPSEEMHHLMMDGYHTNTFFMDGHFINDGGLYRLG